In one Candidatus Binatus sp. genomic region, the following are encoded:
- a CDS encoding glycosyltransferase: MDVSVILPVVNEAENLSALIPRLIALLDRERLTHEIVVVDGESSDGTRETAEALGARVVAERRRGYAGALETGIAEARGDYLLTLDADQSHDPDFIVKMWRARTRADIVIASRYAVGGVAYSGFVRRFTSWLLNVVLRRVLSMPVRDLSSGYRLYRREVLANLELTATNFEVVEEILVKAYASGFSIVEVPFTYFPRGAGRSHAKLVSFGWKILRSSLPLWKIRNSLKSADYDERAFYSLIPPQRYWQRRRHRITVLWARGVGRVLDAGCGSSLIVQSLNNVIGMDYNYAKLRFLRRYEIPLVNGSAFALPFKDESFDCVISSQVIEHIPFDESIFSEIRRVLRSGGRLILGTPDYATIGWRIIEPIYGFLMPGGYKDEHITHYTLDRLREILARHGIVIEEIAYIVRSELILRCRKVELEDRAPSDVAAVGSTTA; this comes from the coding sequence ATGGACGTTTCAGTAATTTTGCCGGTCGTGAACGAGGCCGAAAACCTCAGCGCTTTGATCCCCAGGCTCATCGCGTTGCTCGACCGCGAGCGGCTCACTCACGAGATCGTGGTGGTGGACGGCGAGTCCAGCGACGGCACGCGTGAAACGGCGGAAGCGCTCGGCGCGCGAGTCGTTGCGGAACGCCGGCGCGGATACGCGGGCGCGTTGGAGACGGGGATTGCCGAGGCGCGCGGCGACTACCTGCTTACGCTCGACGCCGACCAGTCGCACGATCCCGATTTCATCGTCAAGATGTGGCGGGCCCGAACCCGCGCTGACATCGTGATCGCGTCCCGCTACGCGGTCGGCGGCGTTGCCTACTCGGGCTTCGTTCGCCGTTTTACGAGTTGGCTGCTGAACGTCGTGTTGCGGCGGGTGCTCTCGATGCCGGTGCGCGACCTGTCCAGCGGATATCGCCTGTACCGGCGTGAGGTGTTGGCGAACCTCGAACTCACGGCCACGAATTTCGAGGTGGTCGAGGAAATTCTGGTCAAAGCCTACGCCAGCGGATTCAGCATCGTCGAAGTTCCGTTCACCTATTTTCCGCGCGGCGCGGGCCGCTCGCACGCGAAGCTGGTCAGCTTCGGATGGAAAATCCTGCGTTCTTCGCTGCCGCTGTGGAAAATCCGCAACTCGCTTAAGTCCGCCGACTACGACGAACGCGCCTTCTACAGCCTGATTCCCCCGCAGCGCTACTGGCAACGCCGCCGCCATCGCATCACCGTGCTATGGGCGCGCGGCGTGGGCCGCGTGCTCGACGCAGGATGCGGTTCCAGTCTGATCGTGCAGAGCCTCAACAACGTGATCGGCATGGACTACAACTACGCCAAGCTCCGCTTTCTGCGCCGCTACGAAATTCCGCTGGTCAACGGCTCCGCCTTCGCGCTGCCGTTCAAGGACGAATCGTTCGATTGCGTGATCAGTTCGCAGGTTATCGAGCATATTCCATTCGACGAGTCGATTTTCAGCGAGATCCGCCGGGTGCTCCGCAGCGGTGGCCGGCTAATCCTCGGCACGCCCGACTATGCGACGATCGGATGGCGGATTATCGAACCGATCTACGGCTTCCTGATGCCCGGCGGATACAAGGACGAGCACATCACGCATTACACGCTGGACCGGCTCCGCGAGATCCTTGCCCGCCACGGAATCGTGATCGAGGAGATCGCCTACATCGTGCGCAGCGAGCTGATTCTCCGATGCCGCAAGGTTGAACTCGAAGATCGCGCGCCCAGCGACGTCGCCGCGGTTGGCTCGACGACGGCCTGA
- a CDS encoding D-alanyl-D-alanine carboxypeptidase family protein, producing the protein MRKKSISKAIAFAAIAIAAASSTPSFARVIHRHPTASKHAEEQAPAVPLTAIHVLGDRPAPFALDAKAAMMIDGDTGAVLYAFNEHQKMQPASLAKIMTFYLTLDALKAGKIIPATDVTISEKAWRLSMDDTVSRMFLGVGQKVAVNDLLYGLMVSSGNDAAVALAEYLGGSTDAFTQMMNDKAREIGLIETHFENPDGLPAPGEFTTAADMVALAHSLVRHHPEALKYTSDKEFAFDKIKQPNFNTLLFYDKRVNGIKTGHVNEAGYHLVASASSNGMNLLSAVMGAPSAARRRTETEKLIDWAFRAFVSYRPDLSKAIPAAIPVRDGVAEAVAIGPQGAAVFTLGRGEESKVTVQFEPAARYLEAPVQPGVAVGDLAVLLNGKPQAGIPIVTKAGVARAGLFGRLGQKLRRIL; encoded by the coding sequence GTGCGGAAAAAATCAATTTCGAAGGCGATTGCGTTTGCGGCGATCGCGATCGCGGCGGCAAGTTCCACTCCGTCCTTTGCAAGGGTGATTCACCGCCATCCAACCGCATCGAAGCACGCCGAAGAACAGGCGCCCGCGGTTCCGTTGACCGCGATTCACGTGCTCGGCGACAGACCGGCTCCGTTCGCGCTCGACGCAAAGGCCGCCATGATGATCGATGGCGACACCGGCGCGGTGCTGTACGCATTCAACGAACATCAGAAGATGCAACCCGCCAGCCTCGCCAAGATCATGACGTTCTACCTGACCCTCGACGCGCTGAAGGCGGGCAAGATCATCCCGGCCACCGACGTCACGATCAGCGAAAAGGCGTGGCGGCTCTCGATGGACGATACCGTCTCGCGGATGTTTCTCGGCGTGGGACAAAAGGTCGCCGTGAACGACCTCCTGTATGGCCTGATGGTATCGTCGGGCAACGACGCGGCGGTGGCGCTGGCGGAATACCTCGGCGGCAGCACCGACGCGTTCACGCAGATGATGAACGACAAGGCCAGGGAGATCGGGCTCATCGAGACTCACTTCGAAAACCCCGACGGGTTGCCGGCGCCAGGCGAGTTCACCACCGCGGCCGACATGGTGGCGCTTGCACACTCGCTCGTGCGGCATCATCCGGAGGCGCTCAAGTACACCTCGGACAAGGAATTCGCGTTCGACAAGATCAAGCAACCCAACTTCAACACGCTGCTGTTCTACGACAAGCGCGTCAACGGGATAAAGACCGGCCACGTCAACGAGGCGGGCTATCACCTGGTCGCGTCGGCATCATCGAACGGGATGAATCTGCTGTCGGCCGTGATGGGCGCGCCGAGCGCGGCGCGGCGCCGCACCGAAACCGAGAAACTGATTGATTGGGCGTTTCGCGCTTTTGTCAGCTACCGGCCCGATTTGAGCAAGGCGATACCCGCGGCGATACCGGTGCGCGACGGCGTCGCCGAGGCGGTGGCGATCGGGCCCCAGGGCGCTGCGGTGTTCACGCTCGGGCGCGGCGAAGAGAGCAAGGTCACGGTCCAATTCGAGCCCGCGGCAAGGTACCTGGAAGCGCCGGTTCAACCCGGCGTGGCGGTTGGCGATCTTGCGGTTCTACTCAACGGCAAGCCGCAAGCGGGGATTCCAATCGTAACCAAAGCGGGCGTGGCTCGCGCCGGATTGTTCGGCCGCCTGGGTCAGAAGCTCCGCCGCATCCTGTAA
- a CDS encoding alpha/beta fold hydrolase produces the protein MPKTQVGEVSLNYDVAGNGEPILMIMGLGASSAAWDPKLVAELARTFRVITFDNRGTGQSDKPDAPYSIEMFADDAAGLLGKLEVSRAHIFGVSMGGMIAQEFALRHPGRTATLTLGCTTAGGTHAVPPPLESLKILTAPREGVAPEAVVRRSWPLTYTPKYIAENRAVLEAAIARLLKHPTPPFAFQRQLEGTYTLKTFDRLPQIKAPTLVVTGADDVLIPAKNSEIIAAQIPGAKLHIIAGVGHAFMDEGRDAFLEVFLPFVKSHPMQG, from the coding sequence ATGCCAAAGACTCAAGTCGGCGAAGTGAGCCTCAACTACGACGTCGCCGGCAACGGCGAGCCGATCCTGATGATCATGGGTCTCGGCGCCAGTTCAGCGGCGTGGGATCCCAAGCTTGTAGCCGAACTCGCGCGCACGTTTCGCGTGATCACGTTCGACAATCGCGGTACCGGGCAGAGCGACAAGCCTGACGCGCCGTATTCGATCGAGATGTTTGCCGACGACGCAGCCGGGCTGCTCGGCAAGCTCGAAGTTTCGCGGGCGCACATCTTTGGCGTCTCGATGGGCGGGATGATCGCACAGGAGTTCGCGCTGCGGCATCCGGGTCGAACGGCGACGCTCACGCTTGGATGCACCACGGCGGGTGGCACGCACGCCGTGCCGCCGCCGCTCGAATCGTTGAAAATTCTGACCGCGCCGCGCGAGGGGGTTGCGCCGGAGGCAGTGGTTCGGCGCTCATGGCCGCTCACCTACACGCCAAAGTACATCGCGGAGAATCGCGCGGTGCTCGAGGCCGCGATTGCGCGCCTGCTCAAGCATCCGACGCCGCCGTTTGCATTCCAACGCCAACTCGAAGGGACCTATACGCTCAAAACGTTTGACCGCCTGCCGCAAATCAAGGCGCCGACGCTGGTCGTGACCGGCGCCGACGACGTGCTGATCCCGGCGAAGAACTCCGAGATAATCGCGGCGCAGATACCCGGCGCGAAACTACACATCATCGCGGGCGTGGGACACGCATTCATGGACGAGGGCCGCGACGCATTCCTGGAAGTTTTTTTGCCGTTCGTAAAATCGCATCCAATGCAGGGGTAA
- a CDS encoding VWA domain-containing protein: protein MIPTVSPHDLSFAHRELLYLLAIPAIVLLWGLVNAREIRRVFAPLMRAIVLALFVVALANPQQVMHSEGAARPAIADASASITPAMRAWTLKLIRDDLGLRAADPAYMFAASAVPESIGAVESAFANGTGCAECGPGATNLESALYRIAADPDAHGGPAVMVTDGWQNRGDAERAISAIVSAEIRLDIFTPPGARSIPNVAMTALSLPPALEKAAPFALGVTMENLNDLPAAGTITIERDGAVIDERKVTLARGSQRFDFPVRTETAGLASYTAAFKPDNPALDAYPEDDSLKGWVGVGARRKVLILSDSARDANYLGIVVNRMGLEPTVVPVTGGTWDGAVSGYDAVLINNVPSERIAPAAQNAMAEYVRRGGSLAMIGGDSSFGLGGYADSPLAAVMPVTMKPPQHKEKKRALILIIDKSGSMGRNDKLTYAKAAAETVTRTLKDNDLIGVIGFDSQPFVVIPLQSVGQSRPYFDQMINRLSAHGQTFMIPALREAERMLGNSGAQVKHVVVLTDGETGGTAEMYYDLVSRMHHDANTTISTIAIGRDANVDLLQAIARYGGGSYYQTDSPRNLPQLFVQDFRAHGGEITMVEKEFTPRSESPDAILKDLAARQMPPLKGYVSTEIKPRATMSMYVDRSGTREPVIASWKYGAGKAMAVTTDASGRWSGRWVSANVFQPLWDRILAWMTPEMPAEPKIDVALGYNAGRINIKLTDYSAEPGNAARLVTVLVTRPDGTRTETALTEEVVGELSGSIDAPAPGNYYFEVRSPAGKDKKFPPLAFTVSPSVNAELPRPEPNYGLLEQLASATGGRLNPSPAEVSTQRATLERRVSMNPYLLVAAMIMLIGEALVRRLTA from the coding sequence GTGATTCCAACAGTCTCCCCGCACGATTTGAGCTTCGCTCATCGCGAGCTGCTGTATCTGCTCGCGATTCCCGCGATCGTTTTGCTCTGGGGTCTTGTCAACGCGCGCGAAATTCGCCGCGTGTTTGCGCCGCTGATGCGCGCGATAGTGCTCGCCCTGTTCGTCGTCGCGCTCGCAAATCCGCAGCAGGTGATGCATTCCGAGGGCGCCGCGCGGCCCGCAATCGCCGACGCGAGCGCCAGTATCACGCCGGCGATGCGCGCGTGGACGCTCAAGCTGATCCGCGACGACCTCGGGCTGCGCGCGGCAGATCCCGCGTACATGTTCGCGGCCAGCGCGGTCCCGGAATCGATCGGCGCCGTCGAATCGGCGTTCGCCAACGGGACCGGATGCGCCGAATGCGGGCCCGGCGCGACCAACCTTGAAAGCGCGCTCTACCGTATCGCCGCAGATCCCGACGCGCACGGCGGCCCGGCCGTGATGGTGACCGACGGATGGCAAAATCGCGGCGACGCGGAGCGCGCGATAAGCGCGATTGTCTCCGCCGAGATTCGCCTCGACATCTTCACGCCGCCCGGCGCGCGTTCGATTCCCAACGTCGCGATGACGGCGCTTTCGCTTCCGCCGGCGCTGGAGAAAGCCGCTCCGTTCGCGCTCGGCGTCACGATGGAGAATCTTAACGACCTGCCCGCGGCGGGAACCATCACCATCGAGCGCGACGGCGCGGTTATCGATGAGCGCAAAGTGACGCTGGCGCGCGGCTCGCAGCGCTTCGACTTCCCGGTCCGCACCGAAACCGCCGGCCTGGCTTCGTACACCGCCGCCTTCAAGCCCGACAATCCCGCGCTCGACGCGTACCCCGAGGACGACTCGCTCAAAGGATGGGTGGGAGTGGGCGCGCGGCGCAAAGTTCTGATTCTTAGCGACAGCGCCAGGGACGCCAACTATCTCGGCATCGTCGTCAATCGGATGGGACTCGAACCGACCGTCGTGCCCGTCACCGGCGGGACCTGGGACGGCGCCGTCTCGGGTTACGACGCGGTGTTGATCAACAACGTGCCGAGCGAACGAATCGCGCCGGCCGCGCAGAACGCGATGGCGGAGTACGTGCGTCGCGGCGGTTCGCTCGCGATGATCGGCGGCGATTCGAGTTTCGGCCTTGGCGGTTATGCGGACAGCCCGCTCGCGGCCGTGATGCCGGTGACGATGAAGCCGCCGCAGCACAAGGAAAAGAAACGCGCGCTGATATTGATCATCGACAAGTCGGGCTCGATGGGCCGCAACGACAAGCTCACCTACGCCAAAGCCGCCGCCGAGACCGTCACCAGAACTCTCAAGGACAACGACCTGATCGGCGTCATCGGATTCGACTCGCAGCCGTTCGTCGTCATCCCGCTGCAGTCCGTCGGCCAGAGCCGCCCGTATTTCGATCAGATGATCAACCGGCTCTCCGCGCATGGCCAGACTTTCATGATTCCGGCGCTGCGCGAGGCCGAACGCATGCTCGGCAACAGCGGCGCACAGGTCAAGCACGTCGTTGTCCTCACCGACGGCGAGACCGGAGGCACCGCCGAGATGTACTATGACCTGGTCTCGCGGATGCATCATGACGCCAACACGACGATCTCGACGATCGCAATCGGGCGGGACGCCAATGTGGACCTGCTCCAGGCGATCGCCAGGTACGGCGGCGGTTCCTACTATCAGACCGACAGTCCGCGCAATCTGCCCCAGCTTTTCGTCCAAGACTTTCGCGCCCACGGCGGCGAGATCACGATGGTCGAAAAAGAATTCACACCGCGCAGCGAAAGCCCCGACGCGATTTTGAAAGATCTCGCGGCGCGCCAGATGCCACCGCTCAAGGGCTACGTCTCCACCGAGATCAAACCGCGCGCCACGATGAGCATGTACGTCGATCGCAGCGGCACGCGCGAGCCCGTCATCGCGAGCTGGAAGTACGGCGCGGGCAAAGCGATGGCGGTGACCACGGACGCGAGCGGGCGATGGTCCGGCAGGTGGGTCAGCGCGAATGTTTTTCAGCCGCTGTGGGATCGCATTCTCGCCTGGATGACGCCGGAGATGCCCGCCGAACCCAAAATCGACGTCGCACTCGGCTACAATGCCGGCCGGATCAATATAAAGCTGACCGACTACAGCGCCGAGCCGGGCAACGCCGCCCGCCTGGTAACCGTGCTCGTGACGCGGCCCGACGGAACCCGGACTGAAACCGCACTCACCGAAGAAGTTGTGGGCGAGTTGTCGGGATCGATCGACGCGCCCGCCCCCGGCAATTACTACTTCGAAGTGCGCTCGCCGGCCGGCAAGGACAAGAAGTTCCCGCCGCTCGCGTTCACCGTCAGTCCGTCGGTCAACGCCGAACTGCCGCGCCCCGAGCCCAACTACGGCCTGCTCGAACAACTCGCGTCCGCCACCGGCGGGCGTCTCAATCCGTCGCCGGCGGAAGTCTCGACGCAACGCGCCACGCTCGAGCGCCGCGTCTCGATGAATCCGTACCTGCTCGTCGCCGCGATGATTATGCTTATTGGTGAGGCGCTGGTTCGCCGCCTCACTGCGTGA